The Lolium rigidum isolate FL_2022 chromosome 2, APGP_CSIRO_Lrig_0.1, whole genome shotgun sequence genomic interval gagggtttcggctctacccggccatCTAGCACGTCCCGTAAAAACGGCTCCcgaatcgttttttgctgttttcgagtacggggcgggtcctcgccccctacttgtgcggggtgggagcagggatagtgggcgaaaccactATCGTCCACTCCACTGCGCGGGAAGCATTTCGCTGAAgccaactgccgccgccgccgcccgatctcctcccCCGCGCCATTCCCGACCGGATCCGGCCGCCATGGaccgtccgcaagagccgcctaccgccggcggtacacctccttcggacgcggtggttgatgtccccgtcggaggtccgccggccgccggcgtcgtgtccgccatgatcgcctccaccatcccgtcgaagaggaagaggatcccgaagcaattcttcgaagcaccggcggcggccgccgattcaccggcgagcgccgccggctgccaagaagacGGGCCGGTTGAAGAGCAAGGCCGCCGGCCGAGGGCGtggcgccggccaaggtgcggaccAAGGCAATCGgcccgcatcggcctcgcgcctccgccggcctccaaggtcacgacccctcctccgtccgttccggccgttgcactgcccgcgccgccgccaaccaccatcgacgtagacaaggtgttcgatgttgagtccacaacatcgtacTTGGAAAAAGCTCAACGattccgcggtgaatttggacgccggtatcggtgcattcgatggggagtgcaaTGTTGAAGActttgatgatgaggaggaggatgagggtgacgaggaggtggttgaggttgattcggctgccgccggttcttcgtcgacgccgagccacgcacggcgaactacgGCGAGATCGAGGACGtcatcttggtccgtgcttggagcaaggtggggatggatgcgtgcaccggagtggaccaaggcggcaagcgctattggcgcCGCATTGAGGATCAATACCATCGACCgaagcctcgcacgaagagcatggcggacggatcctaccgctcccttgaaggccgatggaacatcatcaagccggcttgttctcgttggagtgccgccatggatcaagtggccgacaaccctcCTAGTGGATGCGTGCTCGGAGGACTACAtaagttttccttgtgttgatgatgtgttcatgatgtggaaacatctcctcatactattgttgtgcagcccaagtatgctcaaggtaggtacaaggacatggccggctcaaagaacaaggaatttcaatttgaacattgcttttccatccttcaacatcttcctaaatggaagttgcgggacaacgagccaaagtgcaagaaggaggcacttatcaccatggatgatgaagcggaggacatgagggggagaaacaccaagcaagcccgagggcaacaagaaggccaaggagagggtcaaggtagaactTGAAGCAGCCTAGCTtcgggagaagttggatcaactcatgaagtccaaggaggcattgacgatgaagacgttggagaccaagctcatcatcaccgacaagaagagtgtggtgaagcttgccaaggtgcaagcaaggaaggagcttgacatgaagatgatcgcaaccaaagaagccaaggccatgaaggagctcttggccgaggagaggaaatcatgatgatgcgcaccgacggcatggacgaggatcacctggcgtggtggaaggagaccaaggcggacatcattgcgaggaagaaggctgcgcgtcaagctcgtgatcaaggtgagtctccggcgagcggtggcgccggtggtgatggatccgttgatggttgatcacatttgggaattccgtggcttgaacattgcctatgatcgtgttgtgatgttaaaactatgaattatgcatcacatatttttgatgtgctatgtttgatgtgaaattgttgtgcaaatttctgtctaaaaccctgttttgaggggccaaaaactcggacgagctagcagagcccgtatccccaccccgtaaaacagaattattctgttttacggggtgggataCGGGCTCgctagctcgcccgagtttttggccggctgaaaccggatacagggccctttactcgtgttatacggggcgaaaaaatacggggcctgttagacatgctctaacaggccccgtatttcgctgccccgtataagtctcttatttcgccccgtatcgaaaaactgctccatttcgagccattccgtctagcagaccccgtatttcgtcccgtattttcaaaaataaaaaccccgggaagttcatcttcattgatcatactagggatcatacatacatattgATCATACTACATCTAACTAAGCATCAACCTACGTCTAGTCGTCAaggatgacgtaggggatgaaggcgatcctcgccgcctcctcctgcgcctgTCGCGCCTGCCGCGCCTGCCGCGCCTCGAACTcctggacggcggcgatggccgccgcctgctcgtctgcctccgcccgagctttctcggcggcctccgcctcggattcggccaccgcacggcggtaggccgcctcctcttccgccgccgcgtcttcctcctcgccgcctccgcttcctccgccggccGGTGCCGCCGATGGTGGCCCTCCATGCCGCCAACGCCGCGCGGTCGCGGCCGCCACCGCGCGCGCCATTTCTCGAACgcttcgccgctcatcggcttgagcggcgggtctcgcttgtaccaccgcccacccgcggcgtacTCCCGGAGCGGCTCCGGCACGTACGGCGCGCCGGCGTGCTTGCGGGCCGCGCggacggctcccggcggcggacaaCTTGCACTTGAGCCGCCACGCATTctctacggtgtccggcgagcgggatcgcttcgatccgctcgccggcgaggcgctactgcggcggcgggagtccatcctggcttgggggtggaatgcggcgcggaggagcggctaattgctcgccggagcaggaggaggaggcggcggcgcacggcggagctagggttgcgagtgaggggttaacccctcactcgcactcgcgcccactatatgtacggggcgacggggccgatttcctgggccccgtattccgccgaaacggggcggcccgaatacggggcctgctagacggcccaaaccgcgcctgccccgtatgtcgccggaattttacggggtgggcgggttatacggggcctgttagacatgctctaagaagAGCAAAAGGAGTGagcatttggtgcacatgagcaccactgCTCTCAGTtttttaaatattaaaaaaattatgtatcTGTGTTTCAAAAAATTATCACATTTATTTCGTGAATACATATATATGTTTCGAATACTCGTGAGAAGTTTCGGTAGaagttgcattgtattttgagctacaaggaaaaaaacaaatttgtggctacaagttgcattgtattttgagctacaaggaaaaaaacaaatttgtggctacgtataggtacatatatttgtcagaaatttgtcttttttgtatagctcaaaatataacatatttttctccaaaatttctaccgtagcttcgaaatgtttatatgtatgtaggtatttaatttcattttttttgaaatttaaataatATGATTTTATAGCACCGGgaacactggtgctcatgtgctaaaGACACTTTTCGGAGCAAAAGGGCGTAACCAGTGCTCAAAGCTATCACTGATGAGTGATGTTGGCATAGTTGGCTGAACTTACGTGACTATGACTTTCTTTTCCCAGTAAATCCGTCCAGCGAAAGATCCTGAATTTTACACCAAAAATATCCTTTTAAAGTAGGGTATTCGTGCGGGGATGGCAGCTTAGGATCAACCTCATGAAAATTTTATATTCCCTTACGAGGGTTCAACCACGTGGAAATGTTCTTTAATGTAATTTTCAATTTAGCTGGTCGTGACCAAGAAACCACCGGCTTTACTTGGTGGGCTGGGAATGCCAGGCTTATCAATTTGTGCTACTGAGCAATGAACACATTTGAAATGCCTCATTTACGTACTAAAAAAGCCCATGAATGAACAAGGCTTAATTTTAATTTCCACACTTAGCTACTCTAGGTTAGGGAGTAGGACTTGGGGGAGAAGTTCTCCCACACATTGTAGGGTCTAGAAAAGGGTATTTGTAGGTAGCATTTCCCTTGAATTGCTTTGAGATGAACCTGGTATAAGCAAAGCAAAATTTTGATGACACAACTGGGGCGCTTCGTCAGGCCCGCCCTTCTGGTATAAGCAAAGCCAATGGGATAATTTGCAACATGAGACTATTATTTGTACAGACACCCATCGTGTAAATGCGCAGTCCCCACTAAGTTTTTGGCCGCAGATTTTTAAAGGTTCTTCTTCTCCACCGAGGATGAACTTGAGCTTCATATCGCGGGCACCTACACCACTGCTGGGGACTACGCCACTTGCGGTGGAATGAGCGGGGAATTCTGCATCGAAGCTGATGAAGGGCCTCCGTAATGGCACAACGGCCTGGAGGTCGTATGTGAGATGGCACCGAGCAGTTACCAGTATCAGCGCTCGGAGCAACCGCCCTTTAGCCATGAGATTTGGTGGCAGGCTAGCCCTAGGCCAACAGGAAGCCACCAAGGATGAGCTCCAAGACTATTGTACTCTCCAAAACTTTCCGCTCTGCAGACCTGCAAAGAACAACACCACATcgaatctcctcttcttctccaccaCGTCGTTGGCTTGAAAGAGGAAGGCTCATGACCTCACTGCTCAGACCTCGAGAGCCCCATATGAGCTTTATTGAAGGGTGTAGAAGCcatgccgccgcccgcctccggcTCCCTCCATCAGAGCACCACGAGCAGCCATGCCGCCACCACGAACCACCGGAAGCACCTCGCACTCCACAACAGCAAGATCCCCGCGAGCTCACACCATTCTCCACATGGTTAAACCTAAACCTAGCCCTATTTCTCTCTCGCCTCTCTCACGCCTCTATCCCCTTGAGAGTCGCCGCCCGCTCTCCgacccctctcctctctctctctctctccggcgGCTCTGCCGGATGGAGTAGAGGGGAGAGAGGGTGTCCGACCCTTTTGTACATAATAGCTAGGGCTAGTGTTGGCGAGCTGCCGGTAGTTTGGAGTAGAGAAGCGGTGATTTTGGGCAAGATTTGGTGCAGCCTGGTGGGATTTCTTCCTCTGCTTCGATGGCAGGAGTGGGTGGGCGGCGTCTCCTATCCAGGGATCTCCATGAATAAGCCCAACGTTCTCCAGATCTGCAGTGCGGCGGTGCTGCTTCTCCttctcctggccggccgtggaggcgagggagAGAAGGAGTGCAGTGAAGCAGTAGGTGGAGCTGAAGGACGGCGGGGGTTCTCCTCTGCTTTGGTGCGATGGCGCGGCGCCAAGCAGTCGTCCATGAAGCCCTCTGCAGTTCTTCCGAGGTGGAAGACTGCTGAGTTTGCTTCTGTGATAGCCCTCTTGATAAGCGCCTCTGTTGTCTTCTCCAAGGTCGTTGTGTTGTCTCTGCTCTCTTGGCCgtccgtggtggcgagggagaggatcTTGGCAGCTTCGTGGATCTTGAAGTTTGGCGATGGCGTCGGGAGATTTCGGAGTCTGTTCACCCTTCGGCAGTTCTTCAGCGACGGTGTGATGTTGCCACCGCTATCTTCGGCCAGAAGATTGGCCCCGCCGTGTGGTTGCTCCTGCAGcgttttcttcatccaacggaggATCTTCTTCAGCTTAAGTGCGGTCCTCCAAGCTCCTTCTCttccaagtggtttcgtccccaacAAGAGGTGGAGTGGCGACATCTAGAGGTTGCTCATCGCCGTCGTGTTCCAAGAACTCGATTGCGTTTCTGCAATCTTTTTTAGGGTCTTCCATGTTAAAGTGCAGGGCCTCGTTGTAATTTTCTTTCCCCGTAAGGTCCGACACACAAATGTACACCCACCGTCGTAATACAGATTTCAGGCCCTTCGAGGCCTTtcccattcaaaaaaaaaaactaaccatAGCCCTATTACTGCTATAAGAGGAGGCCGTCCCCCTCTCCCGTGTCGTCTCCGGTCGACAAAGCCGCCAAAGAGGTGCTGGGGAGGACACATGAGCTGTGAAGAAaggggaggaggagagagaaagagaaaggggAGATGAGAGCGTGCGATCGGTTTGGAGAGCTATGAAGCTGGAATACGTTGGTGTGAAACATGGTTATGTTGTTggcgctcaaaaaaaaaaacgatgCGGCAAAACCCTTTTTGAGTAGAATTTAAACATAGGCCGTGCCCTGCTGGGTAATTGGGCTTCGTAGTAATGCGGCCCACTTAAGGCAGATCCACGCTAGACTGGAAAGAAAGAAAAACTGCGTGGAAAACAAGCTGACTCGACGAGTTCGTGTCGGACTCGGTCGATGCCCGGTCGGTTCGTTTTAGGGCATCGTATTCGTATATCGACAGCTAGCCCTAAACTCGATCAGGTCTGAATCTCAATCTGCAAACAAGCTTTCGTTCGCTCGCTAGACCAAGAAAAGCTTCCTCCGATCTTTGCTCCCAATTTTCGACTCCCGCCGCTTGCCGCAAAGCTTTCCCGCCATGCCGAAGCACCCCCGCCCCAGCCGCCTGCGCCGTATCCTCACCGCCGCCGGGGCTGCTACCGTCGCTGGTCTTGTGCTTTTCTCCGGGCGCCAGGCGGTACTCTCCAAAGCCCCCGTCTTCTCGCCGGGCCTGTTCCCCGGCGGCCTCGCCGTCGAGAGCTGGCCGATGCCTCAGGAGCTGCTTCGCCCGCCGACCTTCCTGTTTCCGCACCCGTCGGAAGCCGACATCGATTTTGCCCTCCCGCGTCGCCTCTTGCCGCTCCGCCCCCACTCGCAGCCCCAGCACGACGCCGATGCCGTCTTCCTCCCTGATGAATCGGATGCCGCGGTCTTCCCTGATTCCGATGCCGTCCTGCTCCCTGACTCCGAGGTCCTGGTCCTGGCCGATGAGCCTGTGGACGACGCGATCTGTGCCTTCCAAGGTGGTGCCTCGTCCCCGGCGCGTTCTCTCGGGACGCTGCCAGGGCCCGGACGCCACGCCTACCTCTGCGCCATGCCTGAAACAGAGCAGACTATCCAGCCGCTCCAAGCGCCCCTGCTGCTTtctgcctcctcctccgctgactcccccgccgccgcccctgctgaTCTCCCTGTCCGCCCGATGCTCAACTGGAGGAACCGGCTTGTCTTCGATTCTGCTGTTCTCGACGGAGGCGACGTGCTCGTCTTCGCGAAAGGTGTCATCCGCCGCCAGTGGGCAAACACAGCCAATCCCCCCGTCCAGTGCGTGTACCATGGCCGTGATGATGGCGCGTCGGCCTCCCTCCCAGCCATCACTGCGGCGCAACAAGTAGCAAGGTGCCCCCCTCCACCGGCTCTTCTTACTTCCAGCAACACCCAGCTCCGGGTAACACTGTCTGTCACCGGCGAGGAGCCCATCCCCTCCCTTGCGATATACCGTCCACAACAAAGTGACCTTGCAGCAGTAGCACCACCTACGAGAAACAATATCTGTGCCTGCACAATGGTGCGCAATGTCTCAAAGTTCCTTCGCGAGTGGGTACTGTACCATGATGCTCTGGGCGTCGGCCAGTTTTTCTTGTACGACAATGGAAGCGAGGATAATTTGGCGGGTAAGGTGGCCGACTTGAGGTCCACAGGAGTCAACATTTCCACCGTGGCCTGGCCTTGGACCAAAACGCAGGAAGCTGGCCTTTCCCACTGCGCCGCAGTGCACCAAGCATCGTGCCAGTGGATGGCATTCGTTGATGTCGATGAGTTCATCTTTTCTCCGGACTGGAAAAATTTAGAGAGTCCCTCAAAGTCCATGCTTGAAGCACTTGTCTCGGTTGATCCACAGATTGGCCAAATCTATCTCCCCTGCTTTGATTTTGGTCCCTCGGGTCAAACAGCACATCCGCAGGAAGGTGTTTGTCAGGGCTATACTTGTCGGTTGAAGACCCAGCAGCGCCACAAGTCCTTCGTCCGTCTTGACGCCGTGGAACCTTCCCTGCAGAACTCTGTACACCACTTCTCCCTCAGATCTGGTTTCACTAACATGTGGACCAGGCTGGCGCGCATCAACCACTACAAATATCAAGCGTGGACAGAGTTCAAGTTGAAGTTCAAAAGACGTGTTTCTGCATATGTAGCTGACTGGACTGATCCGGTGAACCTAAAGTCCAGTGACCGAGCTCCTGGTTTAGGAGTTGAAGCTGTCGAACCACCTGGTTGGGCTGACAAGTTTTGTGAGGTAAAGGATACTGTTATGCAGGAATTGAGTGTAAGATGGTTCGGTACTGGATTCGGAGGCCATGGATCATCCAAGTCGAAGGGTTCCCATGAAACCCACACCGGTGATGTTGCCCTCTCCCCCTCTCTTCCATAGTTTAAAGTAATAAAACATGAACCAAACACTCAACTTGCCAAAAAAATAAGATAGCCCTTAAATTTAATAGTATACATATTTTTTGCAAAATATTTGTTTGTTCAActtaaaattttcattttttagGGTGTTCTGTTTCAGGATCCTCTGGAAACTCCTATTTAATGTTTCTAGATGCTTTTATTTAGGTTTCCAGTAATGTTGGTACGCCATGTTCTTCTTTTTGCAGGTCTGTAGTATTCAATGCATCTAAAGATCCATCATTTTATTATCTCCTGTCACATGTTAGCATAATTTATCTGTGATATAGACGCTTCAATGTATTTCATCAGGTTATTGCGTTAGTTCTTGCAGGTTCTTGGCGCGCTTCTTTTGGCGCTGGCTGTTCTTCTGGGTGCAGGTATGGTGGATTTGGGTGTTCATTTATTTTTTCTTATCCTGGGTTTTGCTCTGTTGACTTGTTGTTTTGCAGGTGCGTTTTGGTGGGCGTTGGTAGCTGCTGTTGCTGAATTTCTGTTTTTAGGTGAGAttttgttttcatatttttatgattggaCTTCTGTTGCTCTTTTTGAGAAAGTACAAGTTTCCTGTAGATCCTAATTCCCCCGGTTTGTTCTTTCTAGATACTGATATCTTGGTCATCTGTAATTAGGAGCAACTGCTATTGTCAGAAAGCGAAGCGTCCCACCAGAGGTTCTATGTTCAGCCATCAGTACACACAGGTTAAACTCCCTGTTATTCTTGTGCGTTAACCTATGTTACTCTTGCTCCTTATCTGTTCTTCCTCACTGATCTTCAGTTTGGTACCTTGCAGCCAGTATTATATTTCATACTAAAATGTGACAGATATGCCATCCATGATCCCAACGACCTaaattatatttttggatatgaaCCGAATAAATATCACCATGTTTTCCCCATATAGGAAAAAATGTATAGTCAGTTCCTGTTTTACACTTACAGAATATACGTGGAAATTCAGTTGGCAACAAGAATCTTATAGAGGTTACTTTCATTTCCCTGGGTGATTAGTTCAGGAAAACATTTTTCGGTCAGTTATGTATATCCCTTCTAAGGGTACACTTTATTCATTGAATTAGGAATTAAAAGTTACAAACGTGCAGGGTGGTGGCAAGGAGCTCTTGCAGGAGCTCTTGCAGCCTCCAAGGTGATTGCACTATCGTACtttctttattttgtttcttcTGTAGTACACAAGCCAAACTAAAACTTATAATCTTGCTTATTTTGATGTCAAATTGGTTGAGCTATCTCTCTTTAGGATGACCAAGTTTATGGGTTTTTTAACATTTGCTACGCTAATTGATCATTGTTTTTCTCCATCTGCAAGTTCTGAGGATTAAAACTGGGAGTGGCAGCGATGACGACTGACACGAAGGCGGTAGCCGGTAGGAAGGGGGTGGTTTGATGTGGGTGACGTGACTCCCACATATTACCCATGGTGTCTGGTGGTGGAAAACGAACTACTGTGATGTCGAACTCTGACGTGCCATGACGGCACCACCCATGACCGCCGCTTCCCAGGTGATCGCACTATCGTACTTTCCCAGGTGTCGAGGGCTTCCTGCAGATCTACCTGGGGCTGCCACTGTCAGCTGTGAAGCTCACCCGGGCTGCCTTCTCCCTGGTGATCGCGCTTTTGATTAACTCAGCGCTTGATGCCCTTGCGGACTACGCCACGGACACCCCGCGTTCCTCCCTCCCGCGCTGCTGCACATCCTTGAACGGCTGCCCTGCGACTTTCTGTGGAACGCTCTGGATCATCCCTCTGGAGCCAAGTGCCTGGTGGCCTGGCAGCAGGTGTGCCGTCTCAAGAAGGAAGGCCGCCTGGGCGTTCGCTGTCTCTTCAAGCAAAACCGGTCCCTGCAGGTGAAGCTGCTACACCACCAGCACTCTGACAGCACCCTTCCCTGGTCGAGGTTGTTGTGGGGAATGTCGGCTTGCCCCATTATCCCCATGAAGCGTCCCATTATCCCCATGAAGCGTCCCTCCGTGCCAGCCGTGCACCGGAAGTGCCTGGTCGAGCTCATGCCGTTCTACCGGGATATCTCAGCTGTCTGCATCGGTGATACCCACCACACCTTGTTCTGGCTTGACACCTGGCTCGCCGGTGGTGTGATCAAGCCACGGTGCCACGTGCTGTTCACCCATGCTGTGAACGCAGGGGCCAGCATGCACTCTGTACTGCAGGCTGGCCTTGCCGGGGCTCAGGTCCCCCGCCTCACAGCTGTCGCCACTCGGGAGCGCGCCGAGCTTGCGCACGTTTCCCGCTCGGACGTGGACGACACATGGTCTCTGGTGCGCTGCTCAAAAGCTAAAGGCAGCACATCATCTTCAGATGCAGCCTCGCCTCTGGCTTCTGGAACTGCACACCCACCTGATGCTGATGTCCGCCTCCTACACTCATACAATGCTCCCCTTCCCCCCCTGGTGGATCAAAGAATGGCTTCCACTTCCATCCTTCTGTGCTGCTGGAACATCTGAAGGCACCGCAACGCTGTCACCTTCAGAGAGTAGTGACCTAGCCTGTCGCTCTTGCTTCAGATGTGCCGCGATGATGCCTGGTTGTGGCGTGCCTGCCTCCCTTGGGATGTGCAATGCTCCACTGATGCTTGGCTTCTCTTTCTTAGCTCTAGGCCCCCGTAGGTCCCCCCTTTCTGCCTCCTTTTTCACTGTAATCCCCAAACTCCAGCTGTATATCTGGCTTAAGGCCAAATGTTTTGAATGAAAAAGTTCAGGTGGGTTTTTTGGACGACTAACTGGCTCGAGTGTGCTTCTTGCTCAAAACTCTGCTATTTCTTTCTAGCCAGATCTTCCAAAGGGTTATTAGATTAGCAGCTTGTTGAAATCTTTTAACTGCAGTGAAATCTAAGAAGACCATTAGCTGGCCAGACTTGCTTGTTGAAATCTTTTAACTGCAGTGAAATCTAAGAAGACCATTAGCTGGCCAGACTTAGGAACTGTGTTTGATAGTTGTTATGTGTTAAATTATCACTGGAATACTGAGGAACCAATACTTTTTTTTCAGATATTTGAGGAACCTGACCACACGGCAGATGCTTCCACATCAGATAATTGTGCTATTATCTTTCCTCTAAAATCATATGCTTGCATCAGTCCTCACAAACGAGTGATACTGAGCAGTCTATGTAGGTTCCAATTCCCATCTTTATTTGCAGTGGTGCATATTTGTAGTCTTTTGTTCAGTTTGCCCTTACTCAACTCAGTTCCTGTCTTTTCAGTTTTCTATTGCAAATGCAAAACAACAACAGACATCCTTCCAATGGTTTTTTCCTTCATATAATGCCGGTGGATTCTGTAGGTCCTATTGcagagattatgtctcttcttcaTAGTTGAAGTTTATACCGTGATATACAAGCCTGCATTTAAAGAAACTTATTATATTGTGAAGATGAGTAAGAAATGACCCTTTTCATTCTATAGTTCTGATTTTAAATAAACTTGCTAGATTGTTTATTTCACAGGTTTGCATGTACCACTTAATAACAGGAAATTGTCTGTGAGGGCTGCAAGATCTTATTTACCAAGCCTCCATGCAGATTTAGAAAGTTATGTGGGTTGAGATTGCGGTCTTGATACTTTGAATGAATTCTGCTCTTCATATTTAATTCTCGCCATAGTTACTACTCCATCTAGATTATTTAATGGATCATTGAGTTATTATTAGATGACTCAACTGATGCACCTTGGATTGCTGGTTTaactgcatatgtttgatttctaTGCAGACACAGATATGTTGTTTATCTAAGTGATTTGAGAGATGTTTAGACTGACAATGTTTGGGAGATGTTGGGTCTTGTTAGTCAATAGAGTAGTTAGCATGGCAATTGTTCTGTCAAATGATGTGGAGATTTACATGGAACTAGAATAGAAAAGAATTCACTATTTTCCTTTCTTGTATCTTCCCGAACTACTGCATTTATGTTTTATCTTATCTTTCAACTCTTCTTCAGATTCACTTGGTATTTTCCATCTCTGGTCTGATCAATGGTTCACGGACTGAACTGCCGACTAGAAAAATGACCTCATCTGTGCTTATGGTGTTCTTTCCCGTATTTAGTAGAAGATTTTTTTGTAGTTCTTTCATACAGTATATGATAAGGATAGCTCCTGTAATTGTGTGTCTCGAGTTCCAGATAGACCCAGGGCATCCACATGTACATGTATTTGTTTTTTCAGAGGGGAAAAAGGAGTGAAAACCAGTGAAAAATAAGGCATCTTTCTTTGAGTGTTCCATGTCTGGGAAATTAGCTATGGAGGCATGAGCAAGAATGCTTTGTGATGGATGTATGTACATAACAAGAAAGAAAAACTATATCTGCTTAATGCTTCATGTTTGTGTGCCCAGGAAATGAGATGCCATGAGCCTGGCGTATACCCCTGTGTTCCTAGTTATAAGGTGCACACGTTTTTCGAGACTGACTTTTGTTGCTTTCTGTTATGACCACTAGCCATTGCCGAAATAAAACTGAATTTGATGCGTAGGAGCTTAACTTGAGATGGAGTTCTCCTGTTG includes:
- the LOC124689819 gene encoding glycosyltransferase family 92 protein At1g27200-like is translated as MPKHPRPSRLRRILTAAGAATVAGLVLFSGRQAVLSKAPVFSPGLFPGGLAVESWPMPQELLRPPTFLFPHPSEADIDFALPRRLLPLRPHSQPQHDADAVFLPDESDAAVFPDSDAVLLPDSEVLVLADEPVDDAICAFQGGASSPARSLGTLPGPGRHAYLCAMPETEQTIQPLQAPLLLSASSSADSPAAAPADLPVRPMLNWRNRLVFDSAVLDGGDVLVFAKGVIRRQWANTANPPVQCVYHGRDDGASASLPAITAAQQVARCPPPPALLTSSNTQLRVTLSVTGEEPIPSLAIYRPQQSDLAAVAPPTRNNICACTMVRNVSKFLREWVLYHDALGVGQFFLYDNGSEDNLAGKVADLRSTGVNISTVAWPWTKTQEAGLSHCAAVHQASCQWMAFVDVDEFIFSPDWKNLESPSKSMLEALVSVDPQIGQIYLPCFDFGPSGQTAHPQEGVCQGYTCRLKTQQRHKSFVRLDAVEPSLQNSVHHFSLRSGFTNMWTRLARINHYKYQAWTEFKLKFKRRVSAYVADWTDPVNLKSSDRAPGLGVEAVEPPGWADKFCEVKDTVMQELSVRWFGTGFGGHGSSKSKGSHETHTGDVALSPSLP